From Solibaculum mannosilyticum:
TCTTTCTCAGATAACGAATGTACACATCCACAACATTAGATCCTCCTTCGTAGTCGTAGTTCCAGATGTGATGGCTAATGCGTTCCCGGGAGAGAACGGTACCACTTTGACGGATCAAGCATTCTAATACGGCAAACTCTTTGCTGGCTAAGGTGATAGGGATACCTGCACGTTTTACTGTTCTAGCATCGCAGTCCACAGTCAAATCGCCGACGGTAAAGACGTTGGTGACGCCTTTTGAATTCCGCCGGATCATAACACGTATGCGGGCCAATAATTCGTCAAAAGCGAAAGGTTTAACCAGATAATCGTCAGCACCGATGTCCAAACCGGTTACTCTATCTTCAATGCTATCCCTGGCGGTGAGTAGCAAAACGGGTGTACGATCTCCTTTTGCACGTAGCTGCTTTAGGATTTCCAACCCGCTGGTTCCGGGGAGCATGATGTCCAAAATAACAGCGTCATAGGCGGCACAACGTAGATAATCAATTGCATCGTCGCCGTTTAGACAGAAATCAACGCTGTAGTGTTCCAATTTAAGCTTCTGCACGATTAAACGGTTAAGATCTTTTTCATCTTCCACAACAAGAATCCTCATGGTGTCATCCTCCGTTTCCGCTGTAGTATTACAGTATAACCCATCTCTCATTAAGACCAGATGAAGACTTTAACATTATTTTATCAACAATACTCTCCTTTTTCAACGGTCCAAAGGATAACCTTCCATATGAGAGAATAAAAAGAAAAGACAACAGATTCCGTAGGAAATCTGTTGTCTTTTTCTAGCATACAAATCTTTTAACGATGACCCTATCAGAAATCAATCTTGTTTTCCGATGGGGTATCGAGAATCATAGATTGGATAGAGAAGAGAGAATACTCTCTTTTAATTGAATGAGAGGTGCCATTGTATCATCATTTGGAGATGACTTAATGGTAACGACAGGATCGAGTATCTGCATTCCTTTCATCTCACTTAATAATGCCTTCATCTGGTTGGCACTGGCAGGCGCCCATGAGCCATTTTGGATCAAAGCGACTGTCCGATTTTGCAGATTCAATGCCTTCATATCGTGTAAGAAGTTGAGCATGGCCGGATAAATTCCATTGTTATACGTGGGAGAAGCCAGCACCAAATGACTGCATCGAAATACTTCAGAGATCAACGTGGAGACATGGGTGCTGGAGACATCGTAAACAGATATATTTTTCACACCGGCCTCCACGAGGCCCGAGGCCAGAAGATCCACAGCATTTTCCGTGTCCCCATACATAGAACCGTAAAAAATAGCCACGGTATGCTCTTCCGGTTGGTATCGGCTCCAATGATCGTATTTGTCCAAGAGATATCCCAAATCATTGCGCCAGACTAGACCATGTAACGGACAGATCATACGGATATCCAGGCCAGACAATTTTTTCAATGCCGACTGTACCTGCGGCCCGTATTTGCCCACGATATTTCCGTAATAACGCCGTGCATCCGATAACCAGTCCCGATCAAAGTCCACTTCATCGTTAAACAGCGCTCCATTTAAGGCGCCAAAACTACCAAAAGCATCGGCCGAAAAGAGAAGCTTTTCACTTTCCTCATAGGTAACCATGACCTCCGGCCAATGCACCATTGGGGCAAAATAGAAACGCAATGTGTGTTGGCCGAGGGAGAGGGTATCGCCTTCCTGAACGGTGATGGTATGTCCCTCTAGATCCATGTTATAGAACTGCCGGATAAAAGTAAATGTCTTGGTATTTCCGACAATCTTTAGATCCGGAAAACGCAGCATGAGATCAGCGATATTGGCGCAATGATCCGGCTCCATGTGATTGACAACCAGATAGTCCAATGTCCTGCCGTTTAAGACGGAGAGAACGTTCTCCACAAATTGGCGGGAAATAGAGGAATCCACCGTATCAATCAGTGCAGTTTTCTCATCCATAATCAGATAGGAGTTGTAGGCGACACCACGAGGGAGGGGGAAGAGATTCTCAAACAGTGCCAGACGACGGTCACATCCGCCTACCCAGCTGATAGAATCGGTTATTTTTCTGGTACAATGCATCGTACCATTCTCCTTTCCTAATAGGGGATATTATTTGGATCCTTGATTCTTAACAGCTTGCATTTTGGCTTTCACCAGCTGTTCATCACCGAGATAACGATGGTTCACAGCTTGCAGCTGGTCGTTTAATTCATAAACAAGCGGTACTCCGGTGGGAATATTCAGATCAAGAATTTGTTCTGCAGAAAGTCCATCCAAATACATAACCAAGGCTCGGAGAGAATTTCCGTGGGCGGCGATCAGCACCTTTTTGCCCGATTGGATATCCTTCCGGATGCATTGCTCATAATAGGGGATGACTCTTGCCACTGTATCCTTTAGACTCTCAGCCAGAGGGAGTTCAGAGGAAGGTACTGATTGATACATAGGCTGTAAAGCGGGATTGCGGGAATCATTTTGATCCAGCAGAGGGGGACAGACATCAAAAGAACGGCGCCATATTTTCACCTGTTCTTCGCCGTATTTAGCGGCTGTTTCCGATTTATTCAGTCCCTGCAACGCCCCGTAATGACGCTCGTTGAGTTTCCATGTTTTGATCATGGGGATCCATTCCTCATCGAGACCTTGCAATACATAGTTGGCCGTATGGATAGCCCGCTTTAAGTAAGAGGTATAGCAAACATCAAAATGGAATCCTGCATCCTTTAAAAGAATACTTCCCTGATTTGCTTCGTTTATTCCATTTTCAGAAAGATCCACATCGGTCCAGCCGGTAAAGAGGTTTTCTTTATTCCAAAGACTTTCACCGTGCCGAATCATTACCAATTGATAGCTCATATGCATGCTCCTTTTACAAGATAGATTGACCCTTTTCAGCATTCTAGAAGGGACTTCTGTATGCAAAAAGGGAAGAGGCAAAAACTTAGTTAGTCATAACTAACTACAAAAGAAGCATACATCTTTTCTGGGAAAAGATCAAGTGCTGTGGCATAAAACAGACGTATTTTAACATTAATTTTAATATGCTTACAAAGAGTGGTTGTTTTTTTGCAGGAGATGTATTATAATACTTTTAAGTTAGCTTAAGCTAACAATAGAAATGGGACAAAGGGGGAGAGCAAATGCAACCTATTTTGTGGGCGTCCATTGGAACGGGTTTTACGTTTTTGATGACGACATTGGGCGCAGCCATGGTATTTTTCTTTTGGAAAGCGGTCAACGCCAAAATCCAACGGATTTTTTTAGGATTTGCAGCAGGGGTTATGATCGCAGCATCGGTATGGAGCCTCCTAATCCCAGCCATTGAAGAAGCCGAATCCACAGGAGGGATCGGATGGATCCCGGCAGCAGGTGGATTTGTCCTCGGCATCGCCTTTCTCATGTTGATGGATGTACTGCTTCCGCACTTGCATTTGGATGCCAATAAGCCGGAAGGCCTAAAATCCTCTTGGAAAAGAACAACCTTATTGGTGCTGGCTGTAACGCTGCACAACATTCCAGAAGGGATGGCGGTAGGGTTATCCTTTGCATTAGCGGCGCAGCATGGTGGGGATTCTGCGACCTTATCGGCAGCGATGGCGCTCGCTTTAGGCATTGGTATTCAAAATTTCCCCGAAGGAGCTGCCATTTCTCTTCCGCTTCGGCAGGAAGGGATCTCCCCAAAAAGAGCTTTTCTTTATGGTAGTATGTCGGGCATTGTAGAACCGATCTTTGGAATCTTGGTGGTGCTGATAGCGGGATCCATTCAGCCTTTGATGCCGTGGCTATTATCGTTTGCCGCCGGTGCCATGATGTATGTGGTAGTCGAGGAGCTTATCCCGGAGGCTCATTTGGGAGAACACTCCAATGTGGGGACTCTTGGTGTGATGTCAGGTTTTCTAATTATGATGATTTTGGACGTTGCGCTGGGATAAAGATGTCAAAAAAACGAAAGGAGAGCCAATTTTATTGGTTCTCCTTTCGTTTGTATAGATATTAAAACAGCATCCGGCTGACTTCTACCTGATGGTTATATCTTTGAATGTATTCGGTTTGACGATGAAGATCATCCGCCGTGTGGATGAAGTCATTTTGCTGATGAAGCTGCATCTGCAGGGGGACGGGCAAGGATAAAAAATAACTTCGAGAACTTCGGCTTTTTTGAATCAGAGAATGCAGATTTTTATAGGGCATTTAGGTCACCTCAAAGTTATTATTTGAACGCCCTATTGAAATATACTTAAACGATAGGATCAATAAAAATTGTGTTCAAAACGACTTGTTTTAGACATTTAACTGTGTTAAAATAAAAATTAGATAAGAGATATAGTTAATTTGTATAGAAACGAGTGCATTTCTTATCGCCAATGGATTGAGAGGAGGACCTAGCATGAGTTTTCGCATAGTTACCATCAGCCGAGAGTTCGGCAGTGGAGGACACAGAATTGGAAAGATGGTGGCCGAAAAATTGGGCATCCAATATTATGATAACGAATTGGTAACCAAGATTGCAGAAAAAAGTGGATTTGCCCAGTCCTTTATTCAAGAACACGGAGAGGAGACCAATGCTACAAACAGTCTGCTGTTCAGTTTGAGCAACTGGGGAACGTATTATAATTATACCGTTTCAGATCAGCTCTATTTTGCCCAGCGCAGGGTGATTGAAGAATTGGCAAACAAGGCGCCTTGTGTAATTGTGGGCCGATGTGCAGACTATATCTTGCGGGAACGCACCGACTGTCTTAATGTATTCATTCACGCCAACATGGATTTTAAAAGAAAGCGTATTATAGAGCTTTATGGGGAAAAGGGTACCAACTTGGATAAGAAGATTCTTGAAAAAGATAAGAGGAGAAAAGCCTATTACAAGTATTATACCAATCAAAGCTGGGGAGAGGCTTTAAATTATCATCTGTGTTTAGACAGCGGCATTATTGGTCTGGAAAAATGCGCCGATGTAATTGCCCAGCTCATGGGTTAAAGCGACCAATTGACAGTTGCTTGAGTCAATAAAGGTGGTTGACTTTATTTGGCAAACTACATATAATAAATTCATAAAAAGCGGTGCGTCATAAAAAGTGGCGTACCGCTCTTTTTTACTAGATAAAATCAATCAGGGAGGACATCGATGTGAGACAAGCGGTATTAGCAGTGCATTTGGGGGTCAATTGTCCTGATGCGGAAAAGGCGATGGATTCGATAGACAAAGTCATCAAAGAGGCTGCACCAGGGGTAGATTTTTTTCGGGTGTTGGCCAATGCCTCATCGGTAGGAAAGGCTTTTCTTTTGGGACTGGATGAAACATTTTGCCGTTTGGAAAAAGAAGGATACACACACATTGCTGTACAATCTACCTATCTATTGGATGGTGTCAAATACCGCGAAATTAAGGCGTGCGTGGATAAATGGAAACCGAGATTCACGCAGTTGCTTTTGGCTGATCCGCTGCTTTCAAGCACGGGCGATTTAAGATATCTTGCCGAAGGGCTGAATAATATGTATCCAAACAAAGAAGGCGAGACATTGGTGATGGTCGGCCACGGGACAGACTGTTTTTCCAATGTGGTATATCCTGCCTTGCAGGGGATCTTTCACACTATGGGCCGGGATGATATTGTGATCGGCACAATAGAGGGTTGGCCTGATTTTAAGAATGTGATAAAATGGTTGTCGTGCATTCCAAGCACAGATTTGCACTTGGTTCCCTTGATGATGACGGCGGGAAAGCATGCCTGCCGCGACATTGCAGGGGAAAAGGACAGCTGGAAATCCAAGTTGGAACAAGCTGAGTACCAGGTGCGTTGTACCATAAAGGGGCTTGGCGGAACACCGATAATACAGCAATTGATGGTACGGCATCTCACAGAGGTTATGGGACAATTAAAATGTATGGAAAGAAGATAACAAGGAGGGGTATCCTTTGCGCGGTTTTCGAATTGTTGCAGTAATGTTGATTGCGTTGGCTTTCTTCACAGGATGTACAGTAGAGGATGGGGGACAATCATCTGTCCAGCCGCAAAACTCCAGCGTCTCACAGGATGAAAACTCCGCTTCCCAGCCGGTGACCTTCACCGATGCTCTGGGATACGAGGTGACGGTAAACAGTTGGAGCCGAGTGGTTTCTCTTTACGGAAGTTTCGGGGAGACATGGGTTTTGGCAGGAGGACAGCTTACCGGTACGACAAATGATGCTGTTAAAGAACGAAATCTGGACTTAGGAGACGATGTTGCTATTGTAGGCACAGTCCAGCAGCCTAATTTAGAAGAGATCTTGGCTTTAAATCCGGATTTCCTCATCTTATCTGCCGATACTGCCGAACATGTCGACCTACATCAAGCACTAAACGATGCAGGCATTGTCCATGCTTATTATCGAGTGGATGAATTCTCGCAGTACTTAGATATGCTGGAACAATTCTGTTCCATGACCGGGCGTCAAGACCTTTACGAAAAGAATGGCCTGGAGATACAAAAGCAAATCGACGCCACACTCAAAGCAGTGGAAGGACAACCTCATCCATCGGCACTGTTGATTCGAGCCTTCTCCAGCGGTGCTAAAGCGAAAGGGGAGGACAATCTAGCAGGCGTTATGTTGCGCGACTTAGGGGCGGACAATCTGGTTTCTCAGTACGAGAGCCTATTGGAAGATGTGAGTGTTGAAGAGATCATCGCTGCTGATCCGGATTTTATTTTTGTAGTTACAATGGGTTCCAGCGAGGAAAAGGCCCTGGCCTATATGGAGGACCATTTGGAAAGCAATCCGGCTTGGGCGGGACTCTCAGCAGTGAAAAACGGACGTTATATTGTCTTGCCCAAGGATCTCTTCCACTATAAACCAAATGCCCTCTGGGGGGAAAGTTATGCCTATCTTGCGAAGATCTTATATCCGGATCTTGCCGCCGAAATCCAGTAAAGGAAAATGGGCGATGCTGGGAATCCTGGTGGTTTTACTCTGTGCAGCGATTTTAGCCAGTATCCGTTGTGGAAGTCAAAATTATACGATGGGACAAATTATCTCCTCCCTGAAGGCGGGCGATCAAGGAGATACTGTTTGGCGAGTGGTGATGCATGTGCGTCTTCCTCGGACATTGGCCTGTCTTTTGGCTGGATGTGCATTGGCTGTGGCAGGTGTATTGATCCAGTCGGTCCTTAACAATGCCATGGCGAGTCCCAGCGTCATCGGAGTCAATGCAGGGGCAGGATTTTTTGCCTTGTTAGCGGCCATTGTATTTCCAGAAGTAGCCGGCCTTGTATCAGCGGCTTCTTTTTTGGGTGCTCTGCTGGCCACTCTTTTGATCTACGCCTTGGCCTCAAGAGCTGGTCTTTCCAGAACAACGCTGGTTTTAGCGGGCATTGCCGTCAGCAGCATGCTGACAGCGGGCATTAATACCATCACCCTTCTGTATCCTGATGCAGTAATCGGCGCGACAGGGTTCATGTTAGGCGGATTTTCTGGGGTGACGTTTTCCGCTATTCAGGGAGCGATTGTATATCTTCTGATCGGTCTTGTGATGGCAGCACTTTTGGCCACTGATCTTAATGTTTTGCAGTTGGGGGAGGAGAGCGCAGCCAGTCTGGGACTCCACATCGGACGCACCCGGTTTTTAGCCATTGTGGCAGCAGCCTTGTTGGCAGGAGCGGCCGTCAGTTTTGCGGGACTTCTGGGTTTTGTTGGACTTCTGATTCCTCACGCAGCCCGACGTCTGATTGGAAATGACAATGTTTGGCTTTTACCGGCTTCAGCCCTGTTGGGTGGCGTATTCGTAATTTTCTGTGACCTGCTGGCAAGGATGCTGTTTGCACCCTTTGAACTGCCTGTGGGTATTGTGATGTCCCTTTTGGGAGGACCTTTTTTCTTATTCCTGCTCCTGCGGCATAAAAGGAGTCGTGTTTATGGTTGAATTTTGCCATGTGACAGCCGGGTACGGAGGAGAGCCCATTTTAAAAGATCTGTGTTTTTCCATTCCTGAGGGCAAGATTACCTCTTTAGTGGGTCCAAATGGATGTGGGAAGACTACGTTATTGCGTGCCGCAGCCAGACAGCTTCCATCGGTAAAAGGGGAGATTTTTCTCAGACATCGTCCCCTTGAAAGCTATGAACGCAAGGAGTTTGCACGTACTGCAGCTTTTTTGCCGCAGATGAGAAACGTACCCTCTATTACTGTGGAACGGTTGGTTTCCCATGGCCGTTTTCCATATCTGGGACTTTCCCGGAAAATGAGGTCTCAAGATCGCCAGGCGGTGCAGAAGGCGATGGAATCCACCGGAGTCTCCCAGTGGGCCTTGAGAGAACTGACAGAGTTGTCCGGAGGTCAACGGCAAAGGGTGTATATCGCCATGGTCTTAGCCCAGGATCCGGATATTATCTTTTTGGATGAACCGACGACCTATTTGGATTTAAAGCATCAATTTGAACTTTTAGAGCTTTTACAAAAGCTCAATCAGGAAGGAAAAACCATTGTCATGGTGTTGCATGACTTATCCCATGCCCTGCGGTATAGCCATAAGATTGTATTGCTGGAAGAAGGACGGCTTGTAGCTGACGATACCCCAGAGGCTTTGTTTTATCAGAAGCAGTTGGATCGCGTTTTTCAAGTCTGTACCCATCAGGCAGAAGAGGCTTATTACTTCACGCCGCAAAAAGACTAATCTGTGTTTTCAGCACAGGTTGGTCTTTTTTTGTGGGATAGGGGAAGCAATCATAAAATTTCTTTGTTGAAACTCTACTATTTTAAGATACGTAAATATGGTAAAAACCCAGAAACTCTTTCGATAGAGAAGAATATGATTGACAAATTTTGCGACATTTTGTAAAATAATAAGCAATGAAAATGCGGTATAGAAAGAAGAAAGGGCGATGATATGGCGGAAATAATTGACGATGCGAAAAGAATGCTGTGTGTTGTAGAAATGACCGATGAACTTCCGGCTCTTAGGGCTAAATTGGGGCTATCCCAGGAGGAGATAGCCGATAAATTAGGGATGTCTAGGCAGACATATAATGCAATTGAGTGCAAAAAAAGAGCTATGGGATGGAATACCTGTTTATCGATGGTCACATTTTTCTACCACAATCCCAAAACAGCCGTTATGCTGAAAAACAGCGGGCATATTATGGAATTGGTAAATGAGGTGCTGACGTAATATTACGCAGGTTGATTTCAGGAGGGTGTGAGTTTTATGGCAGAACTTATCGGATTAGGGCTCATCATTTTAGGAATTTATTTATTTGTAGAATACGCATTGCCTTTTGTGGCTGCCGGAGCGGGAATTGTAGCTGTAATTATCACATGCATTGCGCTTCTGATGGGACTGTTTACAGCCCTTAAGAATTACATAAAGGCCATCAAACAAGAGGTCCATCTTCTGCATTGGACTTGGGAAAAAGGTGATGAACCGGCTATACGGAGTTATTTTTTCGGTCCAGGGTACGTTCAGCTCGGCAGGACGATAAAGACTGCATTCCGATTCAATGCCGACTCCGGGAGAAAAGTAAACGCCACAGCTGCCAAGTTTAAAAGAACGGGAGGCATATTGGGGGCATGCAAAACGGTCGGAGCATGGATTTATCAGCTGGTGTCTTACATCATTATCTTTTTGGTGGGGAGCGTCTTATGTGTGGTATTCAGCCTGATCCACGGTTCGATTACTACAGTGTTTATGCTTTTGACCTATGTGCTTTTCTCGGTGACATGGCTGGTGGACCGGCTTTACCTTGTTAAAAACAAGATTCGTTCAGATTGTCCCAACTGCCACAGTCATTTTCTGATTCCCCACTTTATGTGTCCCAAATGCGGTGAGGTTCATAAGAAGTTGGTACCCGGCCCCTATGGCATCTGGAAACACACATGTACCTGCGGGCAGAAACTACCTGCGACTTTTTTTAACGGACGTTCTAAATTAGAAGCCTTTTGTCCAGACTGTAGCGCATCCCTAGTGGCCTCTAACGCCCGCCCCATAGTATTTCAGCTGGTAGGCGGCAGCAAAGCGGGGAAAACGGTGTTTATGGCGGCCTTTTTTCACAATTATCTGGAGAAACTTTCAACGAAAAAATCCATTCAAGTCACCATAGCGGAACAATACCGTCCCTATTTTCAAGAGCTGGAACAATGGTATCAGGGCATCGACTGTCCAGCTACCGCGCAGCTTAATTCACAGATGTACCCATTGCTTGTGGACAGCGACTTAGGAGTACGCCGTCAGTTTTCCATTTATGACATCGCTGGGGAGATGTTCGACGGCTTTACCGCCGACAGTCAGGTTCAACAGCAACAGTTCCACTATTGCGATGGCCTTATTTTCTTAATCGATCCCTTCAGCAGCGGAGACCTTAGAAACGGTCGGATAGAAGACGGCGGAGACCTTTCGGACTTCAGCGATATGGCGGCGGAAGATGTAGCCACTAATTTTATCAATTACTTAATCCGGACGGGTCATGCCAAAGCCAATACCCGCTGTAACATTCCTATCGCCGTGGTGATCGCTAAAGCGGATATCAAAGAGGTAA
This genomic window contains:
- a CDS encoding TRAFAC clade GTPase domain-containing protein is translated as MAELIGLGLIILGIYLFVEYALPFVAAGAGIVAVIITCIALLMGLFTALKNYIKAIKQEVHLLHWTWEKGDEPAIRSYFFGPGYVQLGRTIKTAFRFNADSGRKVNATAAKFKRTGGILGACKTVGAWIYQLVSYIIIFLVGSVLCVVFSLIHGSITTVFMLLTYVLFSVTWLVDRLYLVKNKIRSDCPNCHSHFLIPHFMCPKCGEVHKKLVPGPYGIWKHTCTCGQKLPATFFNGRSKLEAFCPDCSASLVASNARPIVFQLVGGSKAGKTVFMAAFFHNYLEKLSTKKSIQVTIAEQYRPYFQELEQWYQGIDCPATAQLNSQMYPLLVDSDLGVRRQFSIYDIAGEMFDGFTADSQVQQQQFHYCDGLIFLIDPFSSGDLRNGRIEDGGDLSDFSDMAAEDVATNFINYLIRTGHAKANTRCNIPIAVVIAKADIKEVKRVIGPAKIQSILRKNPEKYQSVQQVRDEECRNFLLDIGLSATVESLETQFSNLHYFPASAMGHTPDGSEYEPWGVMDAVEWMLPLADKNFADLVGEPIDTAV
- a CDS encoding ABC transporter substrate-binding protein; translation: MRGFRIVAVMLIALAFFTGCTVEDGGQSSVQPQNSSVSQDENSASQPVTFTDALGYEVTVNSWSRVVSLYGSFGETWVLAGGQLTGTTNDAVKERNLDLGDDVAIVGTVQQPNLEEILALNPDFLILSADTAEHVDLHQALNDAGIVHAYYRVDEFSQYLDMLEQFCSMTGRQDLYEKNGLEIQKQIDATLKAVEGQPHPSALLIRAFSSGAKAKGEDNLAGVMLRDLGADNLVSQYESLLEDVSVEEIIAADPDFIFVVTMGSSEEKALAYMEDHLESNPAWAGLSAVKNGRYIVLPKDLFHYKPNALWGESYAYLAKILYPDLAAEIQ
- a CDS encoding helix-turn-helix transcriptional regulator; the encoded protein is MAEIIDDAKRMLCVVEMTDELPALRAKLGLSQEEIADKLGMSRQTYNAIECKKRAMGWNTCLSMVTFFYHNPKTAVMLKNSGHIMELVNEVLT
- a CDS encoding FecCD family ABC transporter permease gives rise to the protein MPILRRSYIRILPPKSSKGKWAMLGILVVLLCAAILASIRCGSQNYTMGQIISSLKAGDQGDTVWRVVMHVRLPRTLACLLAGCALAVAGVLIQSVLNNAMASPSVIGVNAGAGFFALLAAIVFPEVAGLVSAASFLGALLATLLIYALASRAGLSRTTLVLAGIAVSSMLTAGINTITLLYPDAVIGATGFMLGGFSGVTFSAIQGAIVYLLIGLVMAALLATDLNVLQLGEESAASLGLHIGRTRFLAIVAAALLAGAAVSFAGLLGFVGLLIPHAARRLIGNDNVWLLPASALLGGVFVIFCDLLARMLFAPFELPVGIVMSLLGGPFFLFLLLRHKRSRVYG
- the gpmA gene encoding 2,3-diphosphoglycerate-dependent phosphoglycerate mutase — its product is MSYQLVMIRHGESLWNKENLFTGWTDVDLSENGINEANQGSILLKDAGFHFDVCYTSYLKRAIHTANYVLQGLDEEWIPMIKTWKLNERHYGALQGLNKSETAAKYGEEQVKIWRRSFDVCPPLLDQNDSRNPALQPMYQSVPSSELPLAESLKDTVARVIPYYEQCIRKDIQSGKKVLIAAHGNSLRALVMYLDGLSAEQILDLNIPTGVPLVYELNDQLQAVNHRYLGDEQLVKAKMQAVKNQGSK
- a CDS encoding ZIP family metal transporter, which translates into the protein MQPILWASIGTGFTFLMTTLGAAMVFFFWKAVNAKIQRIFLGFAAGVMIAASVWSLLIPAIEEAESTGGIGWIPAAGGFVLGIAFLMLMDVLLPHLHLDANKPEGLKSSWKRTTLLVLAVTLHNIPEGMAVGLSFALAAQHGGDSATLSAAMALALGIGIQNFPEGAAISLPLRQEGISPKRAFLYGSMSGIVEPIFGILVVLIAGSIQPLMPWLLSFAAGAMMYVVVEELIPEAHLGEHSNVGTLGVMSGFLIMMILDVALG
- a CDS encoding FprA family A-type flavoprotein, with product MHCTRKITDSISWVGGCDRRLALFENLFPLPRGVAYNSYLIMDEKTALIDTVDSSISRQFVENVLSVLNGRTLDYLVVNHMEPDHCANIADLMLRFPDLKIVGNTKTFTFIRQFYNMDLEGHTITVQEGDTLSLGQHTLRFYFAPMVHWPEVMVTYEESEKLLFSADAFGSFGALNGALFNDEVDFDRDWLSDARRYYGNIVGKYGPQVQSALKKLSGLDIRMICPLHGLVWRNDLGYLLDKYDHWSRYQPEEHTVAIFYGSMYGDTENAVDLLASGLVEAGVKNISVYDVSSTHVSTLISEVFRCSHLVLASPTYNNGIYPAMLNFLHDMKALNLQNRTVALIQNGSWAPASANQMKALLSEMKGMQILDPVVTIKSSPNDDTMAPLIQLKESILSSLSNL
- a CDS encoding AAA family ATPase, which produces MSFRIVTISREFGSGGHRIGKMVAEKLGIQYYDNELVTKIAEKSGFAQSFIQEHGEETNATNSLLFSLSNWGTYYNYTVSDQLYFAQRRVIEELANKAPCVIVGRCADYILRERTDCLNVFIHANMDFKRKRIIELYGEKGTNLDKKILEKDKRRKAYYKYYTNQSWGEALNYHLCLDSGIIGLEKCADVIAQLMG
- a CDS encoding ABC transporter ATP-binding protein, coding for MVEFCHVTAGYGGEPILKDLCFSIPEGKITSLVGPNGCGKTTLLRAAARQLPSVKGEIFLRHRPLESYERKEFARTAAFLPQMRNVPSITVERLVSHGRFPYLGLSRKMRSQDRQAVQKAMESTGVSQWALRELTELSGGQRQRVYIAMVLAQDPDIIFLDEPTTYLDLKHQFELLELLQKLNQEGKTIVMVLHDLSHALRYSHKIVLLEEGRLVADDTPEALFYQKQLDRVFQVCTHQAEEAYYFTPQKD
- a CDS encoding response regulator transcription factor; the encoded protein is MRILVVEDEKDLNRLIVQKLKLEHYSVDFCLNGDDAIDYLRCAAYDAVILDIMLPGTSGLEILKQLRAKGDRTPVLLLTARDSIEDRVTGLDIGADDYLVKPFAFDELLARIRVMIRRNSKGVTNVFTVGDLTVDCDARTVKRAGIPITLASKEFAVLECLIRQSGTVLSRERISHHIWNYDYEGGSNVVDVYIRYLRKKIDDGHPIKLIHTVRGAGYVLRVEE
- a CDS encoding sirohydrochlorin cobaltochelatase translates to MRQAVLAVHLGVNCPDAEKAMDSIDKVIKEAAPGVDFFRVLANASSVGKAFLLGLDETFCRLEKEGYTHIAVQSTYLLDGVKYREIKACVDKWKPRFTQLLLADPLLSSTGDLRYLAEGLNNMYPNKEGETLVMVGHGTDCFSNVVYPALQGIFHTMGRDDIVIGTIEGWPDFKNVIKWLSCIPSTDLHLVPLMMTAGKHACRDIAGEKDSWKSKLEQAEYQVRCTIKGLGGTPIIQQLMVRHLTEVMGQLKCMERR